The following proteins come from a genomic window of Mariniflexile sp. TRM1-10:
- a CDS encoding TonB-dependent receptor, which translates to MEITLKGDKEFEEIPSLKTKALRINLNENIYGTFAEIGAGQETSRHFFRAGGASGTIAKAMSAYDKAFSDAIYGAEDDGRYVTEGRLRKMLNHEIDLIEKRLSRKDYPNKIFFSFANTVTTIDFAKQFKGHGWIGIKYQIEPNQEYNDIILHIRFKETDARLQQETLGVIGTNLIYGAFYKYNEPKKLLRYLYDHLDKDQLEIDTVNFSGPLFKNVDNRLMSLQLVKNGMTDAVMFGPDGKNVLPARVFYKKNILAFRGSFRPVTQVNIDMYENAYKMFVDEKKVDKDNTEVVFEITLSNLRAEGEIDEQDFMDRADLLCSLGQSVMISNFQEYYKVVEYFSNYTKARMGLAMGVNNLVDIFDEKYYRHLSGGILEAFGKLFFKDLKVYLYPMIDVVTGELITSENLKVYPRMKELYKFFKYNGKVIDIKDYDEKCLTIFSREILQQIANGKSGWEDKLPEGIPDLIKDYRMFGYTRKPLVLPKRKKYTR; encoded by the coding sequence ATGGAAATTACCTTAAAGGGAGATAAGGAGTTTGAAGAAATTCCTTCATTAAAAACCAAAGCGCTCCGCATTAACCTTAACGAGAATATTTATGGTACTTTTGCAGAGATTGGAGCGGGACAAGAAACAAGTCGCCATTTTTTTAGAGCTGGTGGCGCTTCTGGAACGATTGCAAAAGCAATGTCTGCTTACGACAAGGCATTTAGTGATGCTATTTATGGAGCCGAAGATGATGGACGCTATGTTACTGAAGGTCGCTTACGAAAAATGCTAAACCATGAGATTGATCTTATTGAAAAGCGCCTTTCAAGAAAAGATTATCCTAATAAAATATTCTTCTCTTTTGCAAATACAGTAACTACCATCGATTTCGCAAAACAATTTAAAGGCCATGGTTGGATTGGTATTAAATACCAAATAGAACCAAACCAAGAGTATAACGACATTATTTTACATATACGTTTTAAAGAAACCGATGCCAGACTTCAACAAGAAACCCTTGGTGTCATTGGCACCAATTTAATCTACGGTGCTTTTTATAAATATAATGAACCAAAAAAACTGCTTCGTTACCTGTATGACCATTTAGACAAAGATCAATTGGAAATTGATACGGTTAATTTTTCCGGGCCTTTATTTAAAAATGTAGACAACCGATTAATGAGTCTTCAGCTTGTTAAAAATGGTATGACTGATGCCGTAATGTTTGGTCCAGACGGGAAAAACGTACTTCCAGCTCGTGTATTTTACAAAAAAAATATTTTAGCCTTTAGAGGAAGCTTTCGACCTGTTACGCAAGTAAATATAGATATGTACGAAAATGCGTATAAAATGTTTGTTGATGAAAAAAAGGTTGATAAAGACAATACGGAGGTCGTATTCGAAATAACACTTTCAAATTTACGTGCAGAAGGTGAAATTGACGAGCAAGATTTTATGGATAGAGCCGATTTATTATGCTCTTTAGGGCAATCGGTTATGATATCCAATTTTCAAGAATACTACAAAGTAGTTGAATATTTTTCAAACTATACTAAAGCGAGAATGGGGCTCGCAATGGGCGTTAATAATTTAGTAGATATTTTTGATGAAAAGTATTACCGTCACTTAAGCGGAGGTATTTTGGAAGCGTTTGGTAAATTATTTTTTAAAGACTTAAAAGTGTACTTATATCCAATGATTGATGTGGTAACTGGTGAATTAATTACTAGCGAAAACTTAAAAGTTTACCCACGTATGAAAGAGTTATATAAGTTCTTTAAATACAACGGAAAAGTGATTGATATTAAAGATTACGACGAAAAATGCTTAACCATATTCTCAAGAGAAATTTTACAACAAATTGCCAATGGAAAAAGTGGCTGGGAAGATAAATTACCTGAAGGCATTCCTGATTTAATTAAAGATTATCGCATGTTCGGCTATACGAGAAAACCCTTAGTATTACCTAAAAGAAAAAAGTATACCAGGTAA
- a CDS encoding MBL fold metallo-hydrolase, which yields MKVTFLGTGTSQGIPIIGSTHPVCLSDNKKDKRLRVSVLVEWDTFTYVIDCGPDFRYQMLRAACTKIDGVLFTHEHSDHVMGLDDIRPFYFRQGDIPIYAHKRVLKSLKTRFDYIFATKNKYPGAPSVVPNRIKNKPFLLNNLEVVPINGKHDALQVFGFKFGDFAYLTDMKTVEEKEMEKIKNIKVLVVNALRIEPHQSHFNLEEALQFIDKVKPEKAYLTHISHMLGFHDDVEKTLPKNVFLAYDGLQITINNYQFAINN from the coding sequence TTGAAAGTAACATTTTTAGGAACCGGAACTTCACAAGGCATTCCCATAATAGGGAGTACGCACCCCGTGTGTTTAAGTGACAACAAAAAGGACAAACGCTTGCGTGTTTCTGTTTTGGTAGAATGGGATACTTTTACCTATGTTATTGATTGCGGTCCAGATTTTAGATACCAAATGTTGCGTGCAGCGTGTACTAAGATAGACGGGGTTTTGTTTACGCATGAACATTCAGATCATGTAATGGGCTTAGATGATATTAGGCCTTTTTATTTCAGACAAGGTGATATCCCTATTTACGCGCACAAACGGGTTTTAAAATCACTTAAGACGCGATTCGATTATATATTTGCTACAAAAAATAAATACCCTGGTGCACCTTCCGTGGTCCCAAATCGGATAAAAAACAAACCTTTTCTTTTAAATAATTTAGAGGTTGTTCCTATAAATGGGAAGCATGATGCTTTACAGGTTTTTGGGTTTAAATTTGGGGATTTTGCCTATTTAACTGATATGAAAACAGTTGAAGAGAAGGAAATGGAGAAAATAAAAAACATTAAGGTGTTGGTAGTTAATGCTTTGAGGATTGAGCCCCATCAATCGCATTTTAACTTGGAAGAAGCGCTTCAGTTTATTGATAAGGTAAAACCAGAAAAAGCCTATTTAACGCACATTAGCCATATGTTAGGGTTTCATGATGATGTTGAGAAAACATTACCTAAAAATGTGTTTTTGGCTTATGATGGCTTACAAATAACAATTAACAATTATCAATTTGCAATTAATAATTAG
- a CDS encoding DNA topoisomerase IV has protein sequence MKLIYFLLLLSLFSCYETSRNCTDYKTGNYYSEVTINGALFKSNFKRTETLQIEVYNNKTDSSQLRWINDCEVVFKTINPKNMAEKKDIHLKILTTTDSSYTFEYSYVGETKKQKGIAYKMDTN, from the coding sequence ATGAAACTTATCTACTTTTTACTCTTATTAAGCCTTTTTAGTTGCTATGAAACAAGCAGAAATTGTACCGACTATAAAACGGGCAACTACTATAGCGAAGTAACTATCAATGGCGCGTTGTTTAAATCGAATTTTAAACGCACCGAAACATTACAAATTGAAGTATACAATAACAAGACGGATTCGTCTCAATTACGTTGGATTAATGATTGTGAGGTTGTTTTTAAAACCATAAACCCTAAAAATATGGCAGAAAAAAAAGATATCCACTTAAAAATTTTAACAACAACCGATTCGTCATACACCTTTGAATATTCGTATGTAGGCGAAACAAAAAAGCAAAAAGGGATTGCCTATAAAATGGATACTAATTAA
- a CDS encoding helix-turn-helix domain-containing protein, with product MINTEAFTKRLQQVIDYYGETASSFAEKIGVQRSSISHILSGRNKPSLEFVLKILSAYPEVELYWLLNGKGEFPSTKETMESNTITAPPSPIIDDKMASEIKKDHSIERIVIFYSDGSFKSFQN from the coding sequence ATGATAAACACTGAAGCTTTTACTAAAAGACTGCAACAAGTCATAGATTATTACGGCGAAACCGCTTCTTCTTTTGCTGAAAAAATTGGTGTTCAACGTTCAAGTATTTCACATATTTTATCTGGCAGGAACAAGCCAAGTTTAGAGTTTGTTTTAAAAATACTTTCTGCTTATCCGGAAGTTGAATTGTATTGGTTGCTAAATGGCAAAGGCGAATTTCCTTCAACAAAAGAAACGATGGAATCCAATACCATTACCGCACCACCTTCTCCTATTATTGATGATAAAATGGCATCTGAAATTAAAAAGGATCATTCCATTGAACGAATCGTTATTTTCTATTCTGACGGAAGTTTTAAAAGTTTCCAGAATTAA
- a CDS encoding hydrolase, which translates to MKQKIFMYLFVFSILLVLFQYVNSKRVFEDMNHKLDGYKGQLERYKDSVAVLQDENLDLSHFNLERNEDAISYFENQGYNVAELIPLIKDELYKLNEEKGEHPIIPYAAEEGKRMMINTVKLLNHKWIVADFSDGHYWGELFLTYEITEDKQLKFNLVESFLYPFN; encoded by the coding sequence ATGAAACAGAAAATTTTTATGTATTTATTCGTTTTTTCCATATTACTGGTGTTGTTTCAGTATGTGAATTCCAAACGGGTTTTTGAAGACATGAACCATAAATTGGATGGGTATAAAGGGCAATTAGAGCGGTATAAAGACTCTGTAGCTGTTTTGCAAGATGAGAATTTAGATTTGTCGCATTTCAATTTAGAAAGAAACGAAGATGCTATCAGTTACTTCGAAAATCAAGGTTATAATGTGGCCGAGCTAATTCCTTTAATAAAAGATGAGCTTTATAAGTTAAATGAAGAAAAAGGCGAGCATCCCATAATTCCCTATGCTGCTGAGGAAGGGAAGCGCATGATGATTAATACCGTAAAATTATTGAACCATAAATGGATTGTGGCGGATTTTTCGGACGGTCACTATTGGGGCGAGTTGTTTTTGACTTATGAAATAACGGAAGATAAACAGCTTAAATTTAATTTGGTTGAATCGTTTTTGTACCCGTTTAATTAG
- the bcp gene encoding thioredoxin-dependent thiol peroxidase: MNTLKQGDKVPNFEVFDEQGNIIKLSDYKGKKLVIFFYPAANTPTCTVEACNLRDHYKELADAGYNILGVSADTQKKQSNFKKKHDFQYPLIADVDKVMIQAFGVWGSKKFMGRTFDGIHRKTFVIDETGVVERVIDNVKAKIHASQILEPIDN; this comes from the coding sequence ATGAACACATTAAAACAAGGGGACAAAGTGCCAAATTTTGAAGTATTTGATGAACAAGGAAACATTATAAAATTATCTGATTACAAAGGAAAAAAATTAGTTATTTTCTTTTATCCAGCTGCCAATACACCAACTTGTACTGTTGAAGCTTGCAACCTAAGGGATCATTATAAAGAATTAGCAGATGCTGGTTATAACATATTAGGTGTTAGTGCCGATACTCAAAAAAAGCAATCAAATTTTAAAAAGAAACATGATTTCCAATACCCTTTAATTGCTGATGTAGATAAGGTTATGATACAGGCTTTTGGAGTTTGGGGATCGAAAAAGTTTATGGGACGTACCTTTGATGGCATTCACCGCAAAACATTTGTAATTGATGAAACAGGCGTTGTGGAACGTGTTATTGATAATGTAAAGGCAAAAATACACGCTTCCCAAATATTAGAACCAATTGACAATTAA
- a CDS encoding endonuclease III domain-containing protein, which translates to MTKDKKVEFVIKTLKELYPTIPIPLDHKDPYTLLIAVLMSAQSTDVRVNQITPLLFEKADNPYDMVKLSVEEIREIIKPVGLSPMKSKGIYGLSKILIEKHNGKVPQDFEALEALPAVGHKTASVVMSQAFGVPAFPVDTHIHRLMYRWNLSNGKNVVQTEKDAKRLFPKELWNDLHLQIIWYGRQYSPARGWDLEKDIITKTIGRQSVIDAYYK; encoded by the coding sequence ATGACAAAGGATAAAAAGGTAGAATTCGTAATAAAAACACTCAAGGAATTATACCCAACCATACCCATTCCATTAGACCATAAAGACCCGTACACCTTATTAATAGCGGTTCTAATGTCGGCACAAAGTACAGATGTTCGTGTAAACCAGATAACGCCTTTATTATTTGAAAAAGCAGATAACCCGTATGACATGGTCAAACTTTCGGTTGAAGAAATCAGGGAAATCATAAAGCCTGTAGGGTTATCACCCATGAAAAGCAAAGGTATATATGGGCTTTCTAAAATTTTAATTGAAAAACACAACGGCAAAGTACCTCAAGATTTTGAAGCTTTAGAAGCGTTACCAGCGGTGGGGCACAAAACAGCAAGCGTTGTCATGTCGCAAGCCTTTGGCGTACCAGCTTTTCCTGTAGATACACATATCCATAGACTTATGTATCGGTGGAATTTAAGCAATGGGAAAAATGTAGTGCAAACCGAAAAAGACGCAAAAAGATTATTCCCTAAAGAATTATGGAACGACTTACACCTTCAAATTATTTGGTATGGCAGACAATATTCTCCTGCTCGTGGATGGGATTTAGAAAAAGACATCATAACCAAAACTATTGGGAGACAGTCAGTAATTGATGCTTATTATAAATAA